Genomic window (Bombus vancouverensis nearcticus chromosome 2, iyBomVanc1_principal, whole genome shotgun sequence):
GTTCACTTTCAGCTGATACGATCATGAGAGAATAGAAGATAATTTATATCGTAACGCTAATGTTTGATCATCAGCAGATTATCCGACTTCATAAATAACTGTATTTAGACGATTAACATTTTCTATTAATCGAAATCCCGATATCCGTCGCCATTTGAAATTAAGCAAATCTCAAAAATCCTAACCGATCCAAACTTTTTCGACTCGACAGAGCACCGATCGCTCGGTTTACCATCGTAGGTCGAGATCTCCCGATGACTCGAATCCAGTGCACACCGTGACTCGACAGACAAGGCGTTAAAATCGCCTGAACGATCGACTCGACCGCTACAGGACCGAGAAAGAGCGCGAGCGAACAAAAATGGCGGTCCTTGCAGTTACTGGAGGTGAGAACGTGACCCCAGCGCACAATACTCGGGGTCGACAGCTCGCGACGTGCGTTTTTCCTCACTTGCTCTCTCGTACGTTAGCTAATGGAATTACTCAAACGCAATGACACAGCGATTACATAATTGCGGCCCTCTCGTTGACTCCGCGCACCAGCAGCACcattactctcttctctctctgtccttcttcctccttcttctttcgtGTTCTTCCGTGTTTCCTCTTTCTGTTTCGCGCGTGAAGCTCGGAGAGATTGGTCGATTATTCTCCGGAGACAAATGACATAGTCGACGAGGAGTAACGAGCGGCAACGAGACTTGTCAAACGTGTCGTTTGCCAGAGCGATCGCTCGGTTAGGGGTCTTAGGAGAGGCAGCGCGGTAGTGACTCGTTGGATTTCCTGGAATCGGTTGGAAATCGGAAACAGGAAGTTGCTTTAACGACGATGACTCGCGTTACGGCTGACGGACGTACGTACCGAGCGATTGTccgattattttttattccaaACAGATACCAGTATCGTTTCTGACAATCTGTCAGCgacaacgataataataataatttgaacgATAATAATCTACGCAAACGAAAAGAATCGCTTGTTTCCGTTGTCGCGAAACTGAAGCTTGGCAACCGGTCTGGAAATCTGTTTGTCAGGAAGAGAGATCCGCAGACGGTAGCTCAGAGGCCAGCGACGTAATAAGGTCGATAAGTCGAAGACTCGACACGAGTATCTCGCGAAAGAGGCCGACACCGAGAGCCGATCGTCTGAGGTGAACGAGGTCCGGGCGTATCTCACCGCGGGGACACCAGAAAGCCGTGAGCCGTTATTCTCGGCCGTATGGACAGGTCGGCGTTAATCACGCCACGTGGACGCCCGTCCCGAATCGTCGATACATCAATGTCCATTAAATCCCCTTGAATAGGTGCGACACGATTTATATAGTTCGTTGCCGATCGTGGAACCTCGTAAATTGAACGCATGTGAATTTTAATCTACATGTACATGGGAGATATAAAGTAGCAAATTCCGAGAAAGTCTAGAAAGCATCTGGTCTTTAAGGCACCAAAATTTTCCAGAAAACGATTTGCCATAACCCTTGTTATTCCATCTCTCGTCCCCTCGCTCCGCTTTGCTTTTCATTAAAACCTCGGATCCGTTTAAAACGATTGATACGTCGACGGTCTGCGCTAATCTCCAACGAGAAGCCTTCACAGCCGAAAAcaagaggaaaaaagaggaagaacaagaaaaagaagatcCCTTTAGGAATTTCTGCTCGGTCGTAAGTATCGCAGTTACCGTTTCACCCTTTCCACAGGACCATACGGTAAAATAAAAACGGCGCAGTCGAGCCGAGACCCCTCGAACGTTCTCCCCAGGGTGCCGCGAGCGTAAAGCTTTATGCTCGCGTTTCCATCATACCGGCAGCGCCGATTACGACGTATCGTCCGTTAAAAATGCATGCAATTAGCCGGCGCCGCTTCTTAGCGCGCCAAACCCTTCCTTCTTTCTACGGTCGGGTGACAAAATTACGATCTACCGGGTGTCGTTAATATCAGCGTCCTGGAAATACCAACGTTGCTTACGGAGAAAGAAATTGCACGGAGAGAAGCAGAGGGGTTGAAAGAGGGCGAAAACGATGATCTGTGAGACAGGGATGAGTCGAACGCGATTTCAGCCGAGTTACGATCGGGGGTTGCACGACTGTTTCGAATCGATCGACAGCCGGCAAACTTCTAACCTTGGTGTCTGGCGGTTCCACGTTAGACGATTACCATCTGAATCAAAGGTATCTATAAATAGATAGAATTAGGTGAAACGATTTTAGGAAAGACTCGTGGTCGTGAGTAGTGGAAATCGAAGAAGATGTTTCAGGAACGATCGAATGTTTCTACTTTGTTCTGCTCTGGTTTACGAGAGCGAATCTAAAATTTCATTGCAATTTTAAAGTTCGTCGTCGTTATAAAAACACGTACAATTAAATTTTGATGAAATTAATCGCAAGCTGAATTATACTTTCAACCTTTATTTCTTTTCGACTGTTTCTAAATTAACTATTAACTCGTTCAATTTAATTTCAAGGTTCCGGATTTTACTTTTGTATAGACCAAAGTTTGCGTAAAACTTGTTTACGGATAGCGAATATACGTGTCACGTATATTTTACGCAACTGTAGAGTGGTACGTTCCGAGGCTCTATGAGATAACAATTATTCAACacgagaaatgaaataaaagaatacATAAGAGATATCCTCTTTTGTTACATAAATTCCAAAAGTTGTGTATTGTATAACACTTGTACCAAACGCGTATCATTGCGTGACCTGATAAAGCCGCGATCTCGCGTATCAGCGCTCGTGCGTGTTTTCGTTACGTGAGATATCTCAATGTCAAACGTGCCTGATGAGAGCGAGGATCTCTTTAAAAAGAAGCCTCATCGCCAAGATCGACACAGTTCGACACCGAAGAACAATCAGAAGAAATGCATCTGAAGAAAATATTCGCACTGTTCGTTGCGGGCCTGGCAGTAGCCCAGGCTGTCCCAACGTCGAAGACCGAAGAAACTTTGGAAAAGGAGATCCTGAAGTTGGAAGAAGAAGTGAAGGACCTGGAGAGATCTAAGAAGTCGGTGCTATATTTAAATCCGCCTCCGACGCTCTTCCCAACTCAAACCTACAGTATTCAGGTACCTGGGCAATCATCGATGCAGACCCTAAGTATCCAACAGCCTGAATCTGTCCAAACCTTGAGCATTCAAGCCAATGGTCAACCAGGTCAGCTCCTCAACATTCAATCAGCGCCACAGGTTGCCGAAACCATTAGCATTCAATCTAATGGTCAACCAGCTCAGCTTCTTAACATCCAATCGGTGCCACAGGCTGTTGAAACCGTAAGCATTCAAGCTAATGGCCAACAAACTCAACTTTTCAATATCCAACCGGCACCACAAACTGTTGAAACGCTCAGCATTCAACAACCTGCTCAAACTTTCAGTATCCAAGCCAATGGACTACCAAACCAGCTCCTTAATATCCAATCCGTACCGCAAGCTGTCGAAACTCTCAGCATCCAACAACCAGTTCAAACCTTGAGTATCCAAGCCAATGGTCAGCCAACTAAACTTTTCAATATTCAGCCCGTCCCACAAACTGTCGAAACTCTTAGTATTCAATCCAATGGCCAACCAGCTCAGCTCCTCAATATTCAATCGGGACCACAAACTGTCGAAACTCTCAGCATCCAGTCCAATCCTCAACAGCCTGCAGTCCTCAATATCCAATCTGGAGCGCAATCTGTCGAAACTCTCAGCATCCAGCCAGCAGGACAGCCTGTTCAAACTCTGAGCTTTATCCAGGGACAACCTAGCGCCACCGTGATCGCTCAGCCGAGTTCGTCATTCACGGAGATCATTCAATCGGCTCAACCTGTGCCGGCGCAAACCAACGTGAACATCGTTCAACAACCTTCGGTTTCGGTCAAGGAATCTGTGGTGGTGTCAAACGATCCAGTCGTCGAAACAATCACCCGGGAAGTTGTCAAGCCCGTGGCGGAAGAAATCATCGTTTCGCCAGTACAAAATGAAGTAGTCATGGACGTTGCTTCGGTGGTACCAACTTACAGAGAGCAGGTGGTCGTTTCGCCATCCAACTCTTTTTTCATGATGTCGGATCCGGAGATGCTGTCCTACGTGAATGTACCTCAAATGCAGTTCTACAACCCAAGAGTTCTGACAGCAGTGAGGCCTGCGAACCTGGTGATAGAGGAACCAATGCGCGTAGTAAAGGAGAGCGTGGTCGACACCATGCAAAGCAGAATGTTGGGCGGCCGTGTGACCGAGTCAGTGGTCTCGCGCGTATTCTAAAATGTAGGTTCACGTGATTCGAGAAATAATCCAACGATTTAACACTCGCACTGACGCGACCCGTACATATCGTAGACTTTTTGATTTAGAGACGCGAAATATACGAGAAATACGTCGGAATAATGTAAACGATGTTCGTGCCAGTGTTAATGACCACTTTTTGTATTCCACGAGCAAAGATATAATTGCTGATCATTAATTGTAATTCATCGTTTTGGTTGACAGGTGTAATACAGCAACTATGGGATCAGGGGTTAGACATCATAATAGACGTAATTGATAGAATAATATACATGTTATATATTACTAAGATGCAAATAAATAACACGTGAATGTATGCCTATGTTTGTCTTTCAATATCATTCCACTGAAACAGCTAATATTCAATTTCACCTatcaatttcattttcattgtcCAATTCAATTCACTAGTTGAAAATCGGGACGACAGATTAAAGAAGTAAAGATCGACCGCAAGAGAAGAAGACACGCAAGAAATCATGCCGTCGTGGGTACCGCACGGTTCATGTCGATTTCATTGGCCTGTACGACATCTCCGAACATTATAAGAGGTCTTAATCGGAATTCAAATCGAGTTCGGCCGGTTTGAGTCTCGATATCGATCTGACCTCACTTCGCTCGAGATCGGCGTGTGCTTGCGCGACAAGACCGAAACGGATGACGAGCGACTTCACAATAGCCCCGAGTCGGGAAGATTTACGATAACGTCGATCGAGCCGCGAGTCGTTCATTCATCATGGAGGAGACAGCGCGCGACTGTCAAAATCGGCCTGCCGCCACCATTGCCAACGACGTCGCAAGCCTTGTCGTGTCGATGTCGCTGAACGGCGCGACGACCGAATCTTCTCGATCCTGTTCTCTCGTCGCGACTTCGTCATTCATCTCGATCGTGAGCGACCGCTTTTTAAACGCTTTGTACCGACCGTTCGCGCTAGCGAACGACTCGAGTCGAGAGATCGTCTAGAAAAATAAAGTCGATACGGGTTTGTTGCTTTTAAATTCTACGGTACGTTGAATTTTGTCCGATTTGTAGTCTATTTTTAAACTCGCAGACATTCTCGTCTGTAAAATGGTGACAGAAACGAAGATGAAATTATTCCTCTTCGGCTGGTTTAGCGAGAACCAGATTATCGATACGTAAGTGATAAATAACGCATTAATCATTTATCAACGATTTGTTTGAAGTCTGTAATATTTCACGGCTAAAAAAAGTAAGACagagaggagaaaaaaaaaagtagcGTAACACCGCTGCAACTTTCTCCTCGAGCAAAACGCAAGGCCCTCGTGGATTCTCTTACGAACATCCTGTCACAATTTAACCGTGCAGGCGACCGGTTGACCAACACCGTCGGACTAGCCGAACTTTCCCTTTTGTATCGCGATAAAAAAAACGAACGCAACGTCGCGTTAAGAAGCGCGAGGAGTATGTAATTCGCGCCGCGTGCAACGCAGATCCGCACGAACGAGAAGGGTAATTAATGTGGAATGGTGTTTTTATTGTTGAATCGATCTTATCGCGAGATCCGTCGTTTAATTCGATACAGTTTCCAAAGCGCATTCCAAGAGGTAGAATACATTAAATCAAGGGAAAGTCGAAAGAAATACGCTTGTCGATATCGGAATCGACAAGATCGTAAATTAAAGCATCGGAGGAAGTCCAAGGTAGCTTTAATTCCAAGGTCAAAGATATGCCTTTTAGCATACTGATATATGTTTTTTTGCAATTTAATATCGTGGTCGACATCGAGTCGAGTTCAACGACCATGACGTCACAAACCGGTTTCCATTATTTTGTAATCTTAGAAAATTTGTTCGCAGTTACCGACGATAATAAAAGAACACGGTATTATGGCACGTACTAAAACTGTTATATGTAGTTTTCTGTTCAGAACGGTATTATTCGGCCaattgttttcttatttttctctttGCATACGTGACTACCGTCGAAAACGTGGAAACGTTAAGACGAGGAACACAAATATTTATCTCGAAATTTCGAAATCTGTTTCGCGTGTCTTTCGACGAACAAAGATACTTGGAACGTTCGTTGTTCATAGTCACGATGACTATAGAAAGCGATACCGCGGAGAATCGAATCGAATTTATCGATTGTTAGACGAGTTAACCGCTTGGAAAACGGTTTTCGCGATTGGAGCGTGCGTCCGCGGTCCCGCGTTCGCTAATTAACTTTGCTATGCTTTGTTTTTTCGCTGACGGTGTACGGCCGTTCGAATCGGATCTTGCCAACGAAAAGAAAGTTTTGCTTGTAAAGCAATTTATGCAACCGCTGGATAAACTCGATGCATAATCGCTGCTACTGATCTACGCGTTTCTGTAACTCGAAGACGCAGCTGTTTTCTTCGCGATCTTAAAGGGTAAAACTGGAAAATCGTGGTCAGGAACCACGACCATCTCGACGCGGTAATCCAACGATCGTCGTGATTTCTATGGGACATTGAACGGAGCAAGAATGCAGGGAAGAAGATCCATTGCACGCCGATTAAGATCCTGCTATGGCGATCGCCGCGTGCTCCATCTGCAAGAAATCGACGCGCGATCTATCCTCTTCTTGCTGTCGTTTTTCCTTCGCACGTTGCGACGCGACTGTGACACAAAGGAAGAGGTTGAGCCACGCTGAACGACGCAGCAAGCGAAACGGTTATTGAGAATATTCGTAAGAAGGATATGCTGCGAGGAGAATACTTATACGCGTAATCGTACAAATATCAAGTGATTTGAAGGTATGGAAGGATAAGAGGAAAGGGGGCAAAAAAGAGCAAAGAAAGATTCGTTTCTAGTTTCTAACAAAGTGCGTTAGAAAGAAAGGGCTGCAGCTTCGTGTCATAAAATGGACACGCATCGTTGCACTTGCGAAAGAAACACGATCCTAAAGAGCCAGTCCTCCGTGAACCATTCACCTTTTTTTCCCCAGCATTTTCTTTCACTCGCAATCAGACAAGAGATATGGCTCGTTCTACTTGAGTCGAATCTTCCTGCGAGCTCgcgagattaaaaaatgccaaCGTTGAAGCGTGCACACGCGTCCCGTTACATTCGTTATTAGTTTCGTTGTAATGCGTTTTCTTGCGCGACGTCTAATGCGACAATACCTTCCTTCTGCCTCCTCGGCTTATTGGCGCGGTACATGTATACCGTTACGAAAAGATGCCTGTGTCATCTAATTTCTGCGCGTAACGCGTGACTAAGGTGCGGATCAACGTCTGAGCGAACTTCCTGCCAGTATTAATCGATGTGCAGTCTGCCAGATATAATGGGATTGTCGGGTAGATACTACCTCAGATTACCGATAGTTCGATCGAAAAAAGCGAAAACAGAGAGAAAATAGTGGGATAACTGATCGCAAAAACCTAGTTTCGGAATAAAACTTTGAAAAGGTCGTCCGGTAAAACATATTTACGTCGTGTCGTCTT
Coding sequences:
- the LOC117162828 gene encoding uncharacterized protein LOC117162828; its protein translation is MHLKKIFALFVAGLAVAQAVPTSKTEETLEKEILKLEEEVKDLERSKKSVLYLNPPPTLFPTQTYSIQVPGQSSMQTLSIQQPESVQTLSIQANGQPGQLLNIQSAPQVAETISIQSNGQPAQLLNIQSVPQAVETVSIQANGQQTQLFNIQPAPQTVETLSIQQPAQTFSIQANGLPNQLLNIQSVPQAVETLSIQQPVQTLSIQANGQPTKLFNIQPVPQTVETLSIQSNGQPAQLLNIQSGPQTVETLSIQSNPQQPAVLNIQSGAQSVETLSIQPAGQPVQTLSFIQGQPSATVIAQPSSSFTEIIQSAQPVPAQTNVNIVQQPSVSVKESVVVSNDPVVETITREVVKPVAEEIIVSPVQNEVVMDVASVVPTYREQVVVSPSNSFFMMSDPEMLSYVNVPQMQFYNPRVLTAVRPANLVIEEPMRVVKESVVDTMQSRMLGGRVTESVVSRVF